From Marivirga harenae, one genomic window encodes:
- a CDS encoding DNA repair ATPase yields the protein MDNNIERGTYEIIQNRLQEQREKLVNRLQELNKERQKIFGAVDFKLLSNVRIKTEHNCLARDIISIGKICLFGYNVRLGLKSILEIDDVFSVFHFENNEFHPLSSDILKDATFSEELQNLYKFYRHTQFSRFFKKGSFLYMVFQLSDSPTDIKAYKWHIEDDKLTFVDSRSAAEVEFPAQHEFSWSKATRDMQRTGKNPHISIADKVFVETVNGNLTIKIEDNTDDGAGIYSEDVEQRDQSLDDAEVSFCDLGNLVLLKIKPYLESNRYFIFNYKVKKVVRVDTLKDAGILLPDEQGIILSNGYYLQTGENKIFDKRIEGVQFLRKIQSPNGEDYLFVFYEEKNHDFVILSYNVIEQTVKTPIFCNGYTLFSDGEMCYFNTEKNPSKTHLIQIWQTPYTKELIPNEEFKDHELYKIGNRMIVNAMAEIQELVVLLNKEDSYNGLYEDIEKRSQGILDGYFWLKGDSPEGLNQPLKKVKEIAISAIDEFEKVKEIRKKTNDTLSDTKEKVEKILFDTRRANYETLEEYISLLSQMRSVRGEIIGLKNLRYIDLELVEKMEGQIAERANELSEACVKFLLQDNALDYYQKQMNALVESVQELKKVIEAKELEKEFDELSLQLELLIDIVNNLKVDDTAHSTQIIENISLIFAQLNQQRVALNNKRRQLGEREARADFQAQMTLFEQSVVNYLDLSTNPQKCDEYLTRLSIQLEELESKFVDFDEFTEKISVKRESIYAAFESKKVNLTEARNKRTNSLFGSAERILKGIKSRASSFETEIEINGYFASDLMIDKVRDVAEQLEKLGDSAKSEDLLNRLQVLQQEAIRALKDKKELFEDGNNVIKLGEYRFATNNQKLDLALVIKDKKYFYHLTGTSYYEAIDATKIHDLKDVWEQELPSENKNVNRTEYLAWKIFNSLNQRKKYTDLELKKEITQYTAENYGEGYVKGVHDHDALLILKTLIQKHNDLGLLRFSSNVRNLAQLFWHFTDAEKKAYFKKQFVLVNLLKQAFPNTKEHTHLIGNLSAAINNFSKENLLLQNTNSHQAAIYLAEEQLSDGFTIDKLAFDILQDFKKDLKSKNADLSFQDAQKELKDHPAENWHLCKEWVISFVENSKHKCADGTINEVACFIMTNSADSKMVQSISGIEKIGNLKTVIGNNEQDEHESTKTYLFNYHEFVNKLTHFVKEVTPRYYELQKLKHELIEEKRKTLRLHEFQTQVLTSFVRNKLINQVYFPLIGANFAKQMGAYGNDKRTDRSGMLLLISPPGYGKTTLMEYVADRLGLIFMKINGPSIGQEITSVDPNEARNAATRQELQKLNLAFEMSDNVMLYLDDIQHCNPEFLQKFISLADGQRKIEGVFNGESKTYDFRGKRFCVVMAGNPYTESGDKFQIPDMLSNRADIYNLGDTASNREDLFRLSLIENGLTSNSYLKSITQFGLENLYKLVKYIENDDQNIPEMEGNLSPQEVQDCLKVLQKVIFIRDVVLKVNGQYIKSSAMSDDYRVEPPFKLQGSYRDMNKLMSQVVPILEDKEVTQLLLDHYQNESQTLTSDAEANLLKLAELMDNLDEDKVKRWNTIKETFVKNNKIRGLGDSDRMSQIIGQMTLFVEGLENIEKALIKRKN from the coding sequence ATGGATAATAACATTGAAAGAGGTACCTACGAAATCATCCAAAACCGATTACAGGAGCAACGCGAAAAACTCGTTAACAGACTTCAAGAATTAAATAAAGAACGTCAGAAGATATTTGGGGCTGTTGATTTTAAACTTCTATCAAATGTTCGTATCAAAACGGAGCACAATTGCTTGGCAAGAGATATTATCTCTATTGGCAAAATTTGTTTGTTTGGATATAATGTCAGATTAGGTCTCAAATCAATTCTTGAGATTGATGATGTTTTTAGTGTTTTCCATTTTGAAAACAATGAATTTCATCCTCTTTCTTCTGATATCTTAAAAGATGCTACTTTCTCAGAAGAACTTCAAAATCTATATAAATTCTATCGACACACTCAATTCTCTCGTTTTTTCAAGAAAGGCAGCTTTCTGTATATGGTTTTTCAATTATCTGATAGTCCTACAGATATTAAAGCTTATAAATGGCACATAGAAGATGACAAACTAACTTTTGTGGATTCCCGAAGTGCGGCTGAAGTAGAATTTCCTGCACAGCACGAGTTTTCTTGGTCAAAAGCCACTCGTGACATGCAGAGGACCGGTAAAAATCCCCATATTTCTATTGCAGATAAAGTGTTTGTTGAGACAGTTAACGGCAACCTAACGATTAAAATAGAGGATAATACGGATGATGGGGCTGGAATATACAGTGAAGATGTTGAGCAAAGAGATCAATCACTAGATGATGCTGAAGTCTCATTCTGCGATTTGGGTAATTTAGTGTTACTTAAAATAAAACCCTATTTAGAAAGTAATCGCTACTTCATTTTTAATTATAAGGTTAAAAAAGTTGTAAGAGTAGATACGCTGAAAGATGCGGGTATTCTTTTGCCAGATGAACAAGGGATTATTTTATCCAATGGATATTATTTGCAAACAGGAGAAAATAAAATTTTTGATAAAAGAATAGAAGGGGTGCAATTCTTAAGGAAAATTCAATCCCCAAATGGTGAAGATTACCTATTCGTTTTCTATGAGGAAAAGAACCACGATTTTGTAATCCTCTCTTATAATGTAATAGAGCAAACCGTAAAAACTCCAATTTTCTGCAATGGATACACTTTATTTTCAGATGGTGAAATGTGTTACTTTAATACTGAAAAGAACCCCAGTAAAACACACTTAATTCAAATTTGGCAAACGCCCTACACTAAAGAATTAATCCCTAATGAAGAATTTAAAGATCATGAGCTCTACAAAATAGGGAACAGGATGATTGTAAATGCAATGGCCGAAATCCAAGAACTTGTGGTTTTATTGAATAAAGAAGACAGTTACAACGGACTTTACGAGGATATTGAAAAAAGAAGCCAAGGTATTCTAGATGGATATTTTTGGTTAAAAGGTGATTCCCCAGAAGGCTTAAATCAACCTTTGAAAAAGGTCAAGGAAATTGCCATTTCTGCTATTGATGAATTTGAAAAAGTTAAGGAAATCCGTAAAAAAACAAATGATACCTTATCTGACACAAAAGAAAAAGTAGAAAAAATTCTTTTCGATACGCGAAGAGCTAATTATGAAACGCTAGAAGAATATATATCCTTGCTTTCTCAAATGAGAAGTGTTAGAGGAGAAATTATCGGGTTGAAAAATCTCCGATACATTGATTTGGAATTAGTAGAAAAAATGGAAGGTCAAATAGCTGAAAGAGCTAATGAACTTTCTGAAGCCTGCGTGAAATTTCTTTTACAAGATAATGCCTTAGATTACTACCAAAAGCAAATGAATGCATTGGTTGAATCAGTTCAAGAACTCAAAAAAGTAATTGAAGCAAAAGAATTGGAAAAAGAGTTCGATGAACTTTCCCTACAATTAGAATTACTAATCGATATCGTTAATAATCTTAAAGTAGATGATACAGCACATTCAACTCAAATTATTGAAAATATCTCCTTAATATTTGCACAACTCAATCAGCAAAGAGTTGCACTTAATAACAAGCGAAGGCAACTAGGTGAGCGTGAGGCTAGGGCAGATTTTCAAGCCCAAATGACGCTTTTTGAGCAGTCAGTTGTGAATTATCTTGATTTATCAACCAATCCACAAAAATGTGACGAATATCTTACGAGATTATCGATCCAATTAGAAGAGCTTGAAAGTAAATTTGTAGATTTTGATGAATTCACTGAAAAAATAAGTGTTAAAAGAGAGTCAATTTACGCTGCCTTTGAATCTAAAAAAGTAAACCTCACCGAAGCCCGAAACAAAAGAACCAATTCTTTATTTGGATCAGCAGAGCGAATTTTAAAAGGGATAAAATCAAGAGCTTCCAGCTTTGAAACTGAAATTGAAATAAATGGCTATTTCGCTTCCGATTTAATGATAGACAAAGTCCGTGATGTGGCTGAGCAATTAGAAAAGTTAGGCGATTCAGCTAAATCAGAAGATTTATTAAATCGGCTTCAGGTACTTCAACAAGAAGCAATACGAGCCCTAAAAGACAAAAAAGAACTTTTTGAAGATGGTAATAACGTTATAAAGCTAGGAGAATACCGTTTTGCAACGAACAATCAAAAATTAGATTTAGCTTTGGTCATAAAGGATAAGAAGTATTTTTATCATCTAACCGGCACCTCCTACTACGAGGCAATAGATGCCACAAAAATTCATGATCTAAAAGATGTATGGGAACAGGAATTACCTTCAGAAAATAAAAATGTAAACAGAACAGAGTACTTAGCGTGGAAGATTTTCAATTCACTTAATCAGCGTAAGAAATATACAGACCTTGAATTGAAGAAAGAAATCACCCAATATACTGCAGAAAATTATGGTGAAGGCTATGTGAAAGGAGTTCACGACCATGACGCGCTTTTAATATTAAAAACCTTAATTCAGAAGCATAATGATTTAGGTTTATTGCGTTTCTCTTCGAATGTTAGAAATTTGGCTCAATTATTTTGGCATTTTACTGACGCTGAAAAAAAAGCATATTTCAAAAAGCAATTTGTACTAGTAAATTTACTCAAGCAAGCTTTTCCAAATACTAAAGAGCATACTCATTTAATTGGAAACCTTAGTGCAGCAATAAACAATTTCTCCAAAGAAAATCTTTTACTTCAAAACACCAATTCTCATCAGGCAGCAATTTATCTGGCTGAAGAACAACTTTCAGATGGTTTCACAATAGACAAACTTGCTTTTGATATTTTACAAGATTTTAAAAAAGACCTGAAGTCAAAAAATGCAGACCTAAGTTTCCAAGATGCTCAAAAGGAATTAAAAGACCATCCAGCAGAAAATTGGCATCTCTGCAAAGAATGGGTGATTTCTTTTGTTGAAAACAGTAAACATAAATGCGCTGATGGGACTATAAATGAAGTGGCTTGTTTCATAATGACCAACTCTGCAGATAGTAAAATGGTGCAGTCGATTTCAGGAATTGAAAAAATAGGAAATTTGAAAACTGTTATTGGTAATAATGAACAAGATGAGCATGAATCCACAAAAACTTACCTTTTCAATTACCATGAATTTGTAAATAAATTAACGCACTTTGTAAAAGAAGTAACACCCCGATATTATGAGCTTCAAAAGCTCAAACACGAACTTATAGAAGAAAAAAGAAAAACGTTAAGATTACATGAATTTCAAACTCAAGTTCTTACTTCATTTGTCCGAAACAAATTAATTAATCAGGTTTATTTCCCTTTAATAGGAGCCAATTTTGCCAAGCAAATGGGTGCTTATGGCAATGATAAACGTACTGATCGTTCGGGAATGTTGTTATTAATTTCACCACCGGGCTATGGTAAAACAACCTTAATGGAGTATGTAGCAGATAGACTAGGATTGATATTCATGAAAATCAATGGCCCGTCTATAGGTCAAGAAATAACTTCCGTAGATCCAAATGAAGCACGTAATGCTGCCACTAGACAGGAGTTACAAAAGCTAAATCTGGCTTTTGAGATGAGTGATAATGTGATGCTTTATTTAGATGATATCCAACATTGTAATCCTGAATTTTTACAAAAATTTATTTCTCTTGCGGATGGACAAAGGAAAATTGAAGGCGTTTTTAATGGTGAATCAAAAACCTATGATTTTAGGGGAAAGCGTTTTTGCGTGGTAATGGCAGGTAATCCCTATACCGAAAGCGGGGACAAATTCCAAATCCCAGATATGCTATCAAATAGAGCTGATATATATAATTTGGGAGATACTGCTTCAAACAGAGAAGATCTTTTCCGATTAAGTTTAATTGAAAACGGACTCACTTCAAACTCTTATCTGAAGTCAATTACGCAATTTGGCTTAGAAAACCTTTATAAATTAGTGAAATATATTGAAAATGATGACCAGAATATTCCAGAAATGGAAGGTAATCTTTCCCCTCAAGAAGTACAGGATTGTCTGAAGGTACTTCAAAAAGTCATTTTCATTAGAGATGTGGTATTAAAAGTCAATGGCCAATACATTAAATCTTCTGCTATGAGTGATGATTATAGGGTAGAGCCACCATTTAAATTACAAGGATCTTACCGTGACATGAATAAACTTATGAGTCAGGTGGTTCCTATATTAGAAGATAAAGAGGTAACCCAGTTACTGTTGGATCACTATCAAAACGAATCACAAACCTTAACATCTGATGCCGAAGCTAATCTATTAAAATTAGCAGAGCTTATGGATAATTTAGATGAGGATAAGGTTAAAAGGTGGAATACCATAAAAGAAACATTTGTGAAAAACAACAAAATTAGAGGGTTAGGAGATTCCGACAGGATGTCACAGATTATAGGGCAAATGACCTTATTTGTTGAAGGATTGGAAAATATTGAGAAAGCATTGATTAAACGTAAAAATTAA
- a CDS encoding metallophosphoesterase family protein, producing MRTLVIGDIHGNYQSLKAVLLKANFDIDNDRLIFLGDYIDGFEQSVEVVEHLIDINENSSFENIFIMGNHDSWMIEALNEGLEQFRNHEFIESKYSSWLRNDGWSTYLSYLKLSDDEILKHKSKFYDLLKYFHIIGKKLYVHAGFDPDVGFRITKNQNQQEFLWNRSLFESAYAKWSQRKGRIDKRFDLANVEFDTIYIGHTPTVKFGITEPVKMGNVLNLDQGCKINGRLTAWIEEQETFVQSTVAE from the coding sequence ATGAGAACATTAGTGATAGGAGATATACACGGGAATTATCAATCACTTAAAGCGGTCCTCCTTAAAGCAAATTTTGATATAGATAATGACCGATTAATATTTTTAGGCGATTACATTGACGGCTTTGAGCAGTCTGTAGAAGTAGTGGAACATTTAATTGATATAAACGAAAACTCTTCTTTTGAGAATATCTTTATAATGGGAAATCATGATTCTTGGATGATAGAAGCCCTAAATGAAGGACTAGAACAGTTTAGAAATCATGAATTTATTGAATCCAAGTATTCGTCATGGCTTAGGAATGATGGTTGGTCAACCTATTTGTCATATCTTAAATTAAGTGACGATGAAATTCTCAAACACAAAAGTAAATTTTACGATCTGTTAAAATATTTTCACATTATTGGTAAGAAGTTATATGTTCATGCTGGATTTGATCCTGATGTAGGATTTAGAATAACTAAAAATCAGAACCAGCAGGAATTTTTATGGAATAGAAGTCTTTTTGAAAGTGCTTATGCCAAATGGTCCCAAAGAAAGGGCAGAATTGATAAAAGGTTTGATCTCGCAAATGTTGAATTTGATACGATTTACATTGGCCATACCCCAACAGTAAAATTTGGTATCACCGAACCTGTAAAAATGGGGAATGTATTGAACTTGGATCAAGGTTGTAAAATAAATGGGAGATTAACCGCATGGATAGAGGAGCAAGAAACTTTTGTTCAATCTACAGTGGCCGAATAA
- a CDS encoding 3'-5' exonuclease yields MNFVKEISKEEINDLPLWKFEGEITLVEKDEDWEEVIPKLWRADVLGFDTEAKPVFKKGQYNPVSLIQLATEEEVFLIRNLMCGFHGELVRIFEDPSIIKTGAAIHDDLKDLQKLRKFRPESFEDIGSIARENGMLQSGAKNLTAIFLEKRISKAQQTSNWEKTELTQAQIDYAATDAYLGLKVYEVYERIGWV; encoded by the coding sequence ATGAATTTTGTAAAAGAGATTTCAAAAGAAGAAATCAATGATTTGCCACTTTGGAAATTTGAAGGGGAAATCACATTGGTAGAAAAGGACGAAGATTGGGAAGAAGTGATTCCGAAATTATGGAGAGCTGACGTTTTGGGCTTCGATACAGAAGCAAAACCTGTATTCAAAAAAGGACAATACAATCCTGTTTCTCTGATTCAATTGGCTACTGAAGAGGAGGTTTTTCTAATTCGAAACTTAATGTGTGGTTTCCATGGAGAATTGGTCAGAATATTTGAAGATCCTTCTATTATTAAAACAGGTGCAGCGATTCACGATGATTTAAAAGACCTTCAAAAATTAAGGAAGTTTAGGCCAGAGAGTTTTGAAGATATAGGCTCTATTGCGAGAGAAAACGGGATGTTACAGAGCGGGGCTAAAAACCTGACCGCCATTTTTCTGGAGAAAAGAATTTCAAAAGCGCAGCAAACCTCCAATTGGGAAAAAACAGAACTGACCCAGGCTCAAATTGATTATGCGGCTACTGATGCCTATTTGGGCTTGAAAGTCTATGAGGTTTACGAAAGGATTGGCTGGGTTTAA
- the nhaC gene encoding Na+/H+ antiporter NhaC: MTDKQPKPKLLQALIPIVFLISLLSLNVYFFGDGTLDGSNQIALILSAGVAAIIALKVGFKWTTMLDGIVSSISSAMSSILILLLIGSLAGTWLLSGIVPAMIYYGLNILNPTIFLFAACIVSAIVSVATGSSWSTIATLGLALLGIGQTLGLSEGVVAGAIISGAYFGDKMSPLSDTTNLAPAMAGTDLFTHIRYMAYTTIPSIVIALIIFLVLGFLNSSEADIEQVGLVQAAILDKFNINLWLFLVPAVVIFMIVKKISAIPALLIGSLLGGVFAIIFQPEIIEIISGGGANFFEQSYKAVMLSMYGDISITTNNQMVNELLSTGGMAGMLNTIWLIVCAMVFGGVMESTKMLQVITASIIKLANSTGSLVASTAGTCVFFNVTASDQYLAIVVPGRMFAETYKERGLKPEVLSRTLEDSGTVTSVLIPWNTCGATQSSVLGVSTWTYAPYAFFNIISPFMTILFAYLNIKIRRFTDK, from the coding sequence ATGACTGACAAGCAGCCCAAGCCAAAATTACTCCAAGCATTAATTCCGATAGTTTTTTTAATTTCACTGTTAAGCTTAAATGTTTACTTTTTTGGCGATGGAACTTTAGACGGATCCAATCAAATTGCTTTAATCTTATCCGCTGGGGTCGCTGCAATTATTGCCTTGAAAGTGGGTTTTAAATGGACAACAATGCTTGACGGCATAGTGAGCAGTATAAGCTCAGCTATGTCTTCCATACTAATTCTACTGTTGATTGGATCATTGGCAGGAACGTGGTTATTAAGCGGAATTGTACCCGCTATGATTTATTATGGATTGAATATTTTGAATCCAACCATCTTCCTTTTTGCTGCATGTATTGTGAGTGCAATAGTTTCGGTTGCTACAGGAAGTTCTTGGAGTACAATTGCGACATTAGGATTGGCATTATTAGGGATTGGACAAACCTTAGGTTTGAGCGAGGGCGTTGTTGCAGGTGCCATTATTTCTGGTGCTTATTTTGGAGATAAAATGTCTCCATTAAGCGATACAACTAACTTGGCGCCTGCTATGGCAGGTACTGACTTATTTACCCATATTCGATATATGGCTTATACCACAATTCCATCAATAGTAATTGCTTTAATCATATTCTTAGTTCTCGGTTTTTTAAATAGTTCTGAAGCAGATATAGAGCAGGTAGGATTAGTTCAAGCTGCCATTTTAGATAAATTTAACATCAATCTGTGGTTATTTTTAGTGCCAGCTGTTGTCATTTTTATGATTGTGAAGAAAATTTCTGCAATTCCTGCTTTATTGATCGGTTCTTTGCTAGGAGGAGTGTTTGCCATTATTTTTCAGCCCGAGATTATTGAAATCATCTCAGGGGGAGGGGCGAATTTCTTCGAGCAATCGTATAAAGCGGTAATGCTATCCATGTATGGAGATATAAGCATCACTACCAATAATCAAATGGTTAATGAATTGTTGTCGACCGGGGGTATGGCTGGAATGTTAAATACTATTTGGTTGATTGTTTGTGCTATGGTTTTTGGCGGAGTTATGGAATCGACCAAAATGTTACAAGTAATTACTGCTTCTATTATTAAATTAGCGAATTCAACAGGCTCTTTAGTAGCCTCAACTGCCGGAACTTGTGTTTTCTTTAATGTAACAGCTTCCGATCAATATTTGGCGATAGTGGTGCCGGGACGAATGTTTGCAGAAACTTATAAAGAGCGAGGTTTAAAACCGGAAGTATTAAGTAGAACTTTAGAGGATTCAGGAACTGTTACCAGTGTGTTGATCCCTTGGAATACTTGTGGAGCTACGCAATCATCAGTTTTGGGCGTTTCAACCTGGACTTATGCACCTTATGCGTTTTTCAATATTATAAGTCCTTTTATGACGATACTATTCGCATACCTTAACATTAAAATTAGAAGATTTACGGATAAATGA
- a CDS encoding NAD(P)/FAD-dependent oxidoreductase — protein sequence MLSFWERESLSRYDYIIVGGGIVGCSTAYHLKKKYPRAEIAIIERGVFPSGASSKNAGFACFGSLTELVDDRNGLSEEQQLALVEKRWKGLDLLKNILGEHNVGYEANGGFELIRKAEMPALEYLDHYNQLLKSIFKVDVYRLEPRLIQEYGFNKNSLETIVSNPFEGQIDTGKMINSWWTLCSEMGIKIITGCEVVDFEEQHDFIILNTKSGNQSVQLKANQMAICTNAFAQKWFGKEDINPGRGMVMITHPIKDLKFKGVFHYDEGYFYFRNVGKRVLIGGGRNLDKSVEDTTDFGINPKIRSAIISDMEELILPDQEFSIDMEWSGIMAFGKTKSPIIKKVSDKIAIGVRLGGMGVAIGTQVGQELHELLAD from the coding sequence ATGCTGAGTTTTTGGGAAAGAGAAAGTTTGTCGAGATATGACTACATTATAGTAGGAGGAGGGATAGTCGGTTGTTCTACAGCCTATCATTTGAAAAAAAAATATCCAAGAGCTGAAATTGCTATTATTGAGCGAGGTGTGTTTCCTAGTGGTGCCAGTTCTAAAAATGCTGGCTTCGCTTGTTTTGGAAGTTTGACTGAATTGGTAGATGATAGAAATGGTTTAAGTGAGGAACAGCAATTGGCACTAGTTGAAAAGAGATGGAAGGGACTGGATTTACTGAAAAATATTTTGGGAGAACATAACGTAGGGTATGAGGCTAATGGTGGTTTCGAATTGATTAGAAAAGCCGAAATGCCAGCTTTGGAGTACTTGGATCATTACAATCAATTGTTAAAAAGCATATTTAAAGTAGATGTTTACAGATTAGAGCCTAGACTGATTCAGGAATATGGCTTCAATAAGAATTCGTTAGAGACTATAGTATCGAATCCATTTGAAGGTCAAATAGATACGGGTAAGATGATCAATAGTTGGTGGACTCTATGCAGTGAAATGGGAATTAAAATTATTACCGGTTGTGAAGTCGTAGACTTTGAAGAGCAGCATGATTTTATTATCCTCAATACCAAGTCAGGAAATCAATCTGTGCAACTTAAGGCTAATCAAATGGCAATTTGTACCAATGCCTTTGCACAAAAATGGTTTGGAAAGGAAGATATTAATCCAGGCAGAGGAATGGTAATGATTACTCACCCCATAAAGGATTTAAAATTTAAAGGTGTCTTTCATTATGATGAAGGCTACTTTTATTTCAGAAATGTAGGAAAAAGAGTGCTGATTGGTGGAGGAAGAAATTTGGACAAATCAGTTGAAGACACCACTGATTTTGGTATCAATCCGAAAATTAGGTCCGCAATTATTTCCGATATGGAGGAGTTGATTTTGCCTGATCAGGAATTTTCGATTGATATGGAGTGGTCAGGAATAATGGCATTTGGTAAAACGAAATCACCAATTATCAAAAAAGTATCTGATAAAATAGCAATTGGAGTTAGATTGGGTGGAATGGGAGTAGCCATTGGTACTCAAGTTGGGCAGGAATTACACGAATTGCTTGCTGACTGA
- a CDS encoding DUF4442 domain-containing protein, with translation MNLTTIVNKAQHSRFYLWLLNQGLNRMIPFNKPHGFKIIKISKDKILTKLPYKKRNLNHIKGIHACAMATISEYTTGLMILYKLDVKKYRIIMQKLEMEYHFQAKMDAFAEFSIDEDWVKKEVEKPLENDDAVVIPCEIKLYDKNNNHLSTGKIYWQIKDWGKVKTKL, from the coding sequence ATGAACTTGACTACCATCGTTAATAAAGCACAACATTCGAGATTTTATTTATGGTTATTAAATCAAGGATTAAATAGAATGATACCATTTAACAAGCCTCATGGATTTAAGATCATTAAAATTTCAAAAGATAAAATCCTCACCAAATTACCCTATAAAAAAAGGAATCTAAATCATATTAAAGGGATTCATGCTTGTGCCATGGCTACCATTTCAGAATACACTACAGGCTTAATGATTCTATATAAGTTGGATGTAAAAAAATATCGCATCATCATGCAAAAACTTGAAATGGAATATCATTTCCAAGCTAAAATGGATGCCTTTGCTGAATTTTCTATAGATGAAGATTGGGTAAAAAAAGAGGTGGAAAAACCCTTGGAAAATGATGATGCTGTGGTCATCCCGTGTGAAATCAAACTATATGATAAAAACAATAATCACTTAAGCACCGGTAAAATATATTGGCAGATCAAAGACTGGGGAAAAGTAAAGACTAAACTATAA
- a CDS encoding enoyl-CoA hydratase/isomerase family protein, protein MYEFLKYELQDGVCTITFNRPDFYNAFNDGISYEFQKALKDAGKDPDVRVIVITGEGKAFSSGQDLKSARDEDDKMFYNSLEKRYNPIIRAMRKLPKPIIARLNGVAAGAGCSLALAADMIIAAESSKMIEVFINIGLVPDSGSSFFLPNLVGYQKAFELCAMGTKITAHEAHELGIVNKVVKDEDLDAAVKSYTDYFAKAPTKSIGMIKKMLNKAATSSLDDMLEYEKYSQQIAGSSADYKEGKQAFLDKRKPEFKGN, encoded by the coding sequence ATGTACGAGTTTTTAAAATATGAACTTCAAGATGGGGTCTGTACCATCACTTTTAATCGTCCAGACTTCTATAATGCTTTTAATGATGGCATTAGTTATGAGTTTCAAAAAGCTCTAAAAGACGCTGGCAAAGACCCAGACGTGAGGGTAATTGTAATAACAGGAGAGGGTAAGGCTTTTAGTTCTGGACAAGATTTAAAATCTGCCAGAGATGAGGATGATAAAATGTTTTATAACTCTTTAGAGAAGAGATATAACCCCATAATCAGAGCAATGCGAAAATTACCAAAGCCTATTATTGCCCGATTGAACGGTGTGGCAGCAGGTGCTGGCTGTTCTTTGGCTTTGGCTGCTGATATGATTATTGCAGCAGAATCTTCTAAGATGATTGAGGTCTTTATCAATATTGGATTGGTTCCTGATTCAGGTTCGTCTTTTTTCTTACCCAATTTGGTAGGTTATCAAAAAGCATTCGAATTATGTGCTATGGGTACCAAAATTACTGCACATGAAGCCCATGAGTTAGGAATTGTCAATAAAGTTGTAAAAGATGAGGATTTGGACGCTGCAGTTAAATCCTATACAGATTATTTCGCTAAAGCACCTACCAAATCTATTGGAATGATTAAAAAAATGTTGAACAAGGCAGCCACATCTTCTTTGGATGATATGTTGGAATATGAAAAATATTCACAACAAATAGCTGGTAGTTCAGCCGATTATAAGGAAGGAAAGCAGGCCTTTTTGGATAAAAGAAAGCCTGAGTTTAAAGGGAATTAG
- a CDS encoding PA-phosphatase: MGRFWAHFISIVFQPLLIPSYIFLGILFFLPFSLNMTGDLAWRFLSMVFMTTFLIPLMGMLLLKFTRNITNLNMEDRKERVFPFLFNAIFYGATTYLFWEKFRFPNLVTIILLSITISIVLLTIITIWWKISAHAIAIAGATGIYLALLIKSEPSNLYYAVVLCFLFCGLVGSARLKLSAHDSKQVWFGFLIGFFVNFLTILIFN; this comes from the coding sequence GTGGGAAGATTCTGGGCACATTTCATATCAATTGTTTTTCAACCCTTGCTTATTCCAAGCTATATATTTTTAGGGATTTTGTTTTTTCTGCCTTTCAGTTTGAATATGACAGGCGACTTAGCATGGAGGTTCTTATCCATGGTTTTTATGACCACTTTCCTAATCCCGTTAATGGGAATGTTGCTTTTAAAATTCACTCGAAATATTACTAATCTCAATATGGAAGACCGAAAGGAGCGTGTCTTTCCCTTTTTGTTTAATGCCATTTTCTATGGGGCCACAACTTATCTTTTTTGGGAGAAATTTAGATTTCCTAATTTAGTTACCATCATTTTACTTTCAATAACAATAAGTATCGTTCTTTTGACCATTATTACTATATGGTGGAAAATTAGTGCGCATGCAATAGCTATTGCAGGTGCTACAGGGATTTATTTGGCTTTATTGATTAAATCAGAGCCTTCGAATTTGTATTATGCAGTTGTCTTATGTTTTTTATTTTGTGGTTTGGTGGGGAGTGCTCGATTGAAACTATCTGCTCATGATAGTAAACAAGTATGGTTTGGTTTCTTAATTGGGTTTTTTGTAAATTTCCTTACAATTTTGATTTTTAATTAA